In Gossypium arboreum isolate Shixiya-1 chromosome 6, ASM2569848v2, whole genome shotgun sequence, the following are encoded in one genomic region:
- the LOC108486489 gene encoding serine/arginine-rich SC35-like splicing factor SCL30A isoform X1 yields the protein MRGRSYTPSPPRGYGRRGRSPSPRGRYGGRARDLPTSLLVRNLRHDCRPEDLRRPFERFGPLKDIYLPKDYYTGEPRGFGFVQYVDPADAAEAKYQMDGQVLLGRELTVVFAEENRKKPAEMRHRERARGGRYRDRRRSPPRYSRSPRYSRSPPRHGRYRSRSRDYSPPKDRHYSRSVSPQDGHYSRDRYSRSPPYNVSRSCSRSLERGQGPSQGRSRSPRRSRSHSPREAGSPIRSRSRSRSPYHEEYKRELNGERSPSQ from the exons ATGAGAGGCAGAAGTTATACTCCATCTCCGCCCAGAGGCTACGGCCGGAGAGGACGGAGCCCTAGCCCCAGAGGCCGCTACGGTGGTCGCGCTCGAGATCTTCCTACAAGCCTTTTGGTTCGCAACCTCCGCCATGACTGCAG GCCAGAAGACCTCCGCAGGCCATTCGAAAGATTTGGCCCTCTTAAAGATATATATCTGCCCAAGGATTATTATACTGG GGAACCTCGGGGGTTTGGTTTTGTCCAATATGTTGATCCTGCTGATGCTGCTGAAGCCAAATACCAGATGGATGGGCAGGTTCTTCTTGGTCGAGAGTTGACTGTGGTCTTTGCTGAAGAAAACAGGAAGAAACCAGCTGAAATGAGGCACAGAGAGCGAGCAAG AGGAGGTCGATATCGTGATAGGAGAAGGTCCCCTCCTCGTTACTCTCGTTCGCCTCGATATTCACGGTCTCCACCTCGTCATGGGAGATATAGGTCTCGAAGTCGTGATTATTCACCTCCTAAAGATAGGCATTACTCGAG ATCAGTTTCACCCCAAGATGGACACTACAGCCGAGATAGGTATTCACGTTCTCCACCATACAATGTCTCGAGGAGCTGTAGCCGGAGTCTAGAAAGGGGCCAAGGCCCAAGCCAGGGAAGAAGCCGAAGCCCTAGACGGAGCAGAAGCCACAGCCCAAGAGAAGCTGGAAGCCCAATCAGAAGCAGAAGCCGTAGCCGGAGTCCATACCATGAGGAATACAAGAGGGAACTCAATGGAGAAAGGTCTCCCAGTCAATGA
- the LOC108486489 gene encoding serine/arginine-rich SC35-like splicing factor SCL30A isoform X2, which produces MRGRSYTPSPPRGYGRRGRSPSPRGRYGGRARDLPTSLLVRNLRHDCRPEDLRRPFERFGPLKDIYLPKDYYTGEPRGFGFVQYVDPADAAEAKYQMDGQVLLGRELTVVFAEENRKKPAEMRHRERARSVSPQDGHYSRDRYSRSPPYNVSRSCSRSLERGQGPSQGRSRSPRRSRSHSPREAGSPIRSRSRSRSPYHEEYKRELNGERSPSQ; this is translated from the exons ATGAGAGGCAGAAGTTATACTCCATCTCCGCCCAGAGGCTACGGCCGGAGAGGACGGAGCCCTAGCCCCAGAGGCCGCTACGGTGGTCGCGCTCGAGATCTTCCTACAAGCCTTTTGGTTCGCAACCTCCGCCATGACTGCAG GCCAGAAGACCTCCGCAGGCCATTCGAAAGATTTGGCCCTCTTAAAGATATATATCTGCCCAAGGATTATTATACTGG GGAACCTCGGGGGTTTGGTTTTGTCCAATATGTTGATCCTGCTGATGCTGCTGAAGCCAAATACCAGATGGATGGGCAGGTTCTTCTTGGTCGAGAGTTGACTGTGGTCTTTGCTGAAGAAAACAGGAAGAAACCAGCTGAAATGAGGCACAGAGAGCGAGCAAG ATCAGTTTCACCCCAAGATGGACACTACAGCCGAGATAGGTATTCACGTTCTCCACCATACAATGTCTCGAGGAGCTGTAGCCGGAGTCTAGAAAGGGGCCAAGGCCCAAGCCAGGGAAGAAGCCGAAGCCCTAGACGGAGCAGAAGCCACAGCCCAAGAGAAGCTGGAAGCCCAATCAGAAGCAGAAGCCGTAGCCGGAGTCCATACCATGAGGAATACAAGAGGGAACTCAATGGAGAAAGGTCTCCCAGTCAATGA